The genomic interval CATCTATATTCCGAGCTTTTACAAAAGTTGATTTGAATTTTTCATGACGAATAATTTTTCCGAATGCAACCACTGGTTTTTGAGAAAAGCTGTAAGCTGTACAAAGTAGCATCAGGAAGCCAGATAAAATCCATTGAACCATAGTTTCCTTAAAGTATCTTTATTAGACTAATTCTTTTCTTAATCGTGCAACTGGAATATTCATTTGTTCCCGGTATTTTGCAATTGTTCTTCTCGCAATATTATAACCTTTGCGCATCAAGAGTGACTTTAATTTTTCATCACTTAAAGGTTTGCGTTTGCTTTCATTCTGAACAAGGTCGGAAAGAATTTTTTTAACTTCTAAAGTAGATACTTCATCTCCTTCTTCATTTTGCATAGATTCTGAAAAGAAATCTTTTAAGCGCTTTGTGCCGAATTCAGTTTGAACAAATTTGCTGTTTGCAACCCGTGAAATTGTAGAAATATCTAAGGATGTTATTTCTGCAATATCTTTTAAAATCATGGGTTTGATTTTTTTCTGATCGCCCGTCATGAAATACTCTTGTTGATACTGCATGATGGAATACATCGTACGGTATAAGGTGTCCTGACGCTGTTTAATAGCATCTATAAACCATTTTGCACTTTCTATTTTTTGTTTTATAAACAATACAGCTTCTTTCTCTTTCTTATTATTTTGTCCTGCTTTTTTATTGTCTTTATAATGACGCAACATATCTAAATATTGATCATTAATTCTTAAGTCCGGAGCATTGCGACTATTTAAAGACAGTTCGAGTTCTCCATCGCGATTTGTAATCGTAAAATCAGGTACAATAAAATGGCCAGCAACTGAAGACGTTTGTAGCTGATCGACATAACCGGAAGACGGTTTCGGATTTAATTTAAGAATTTCATTTACAGCTACCTTCAACTGTGCTTCTGTAAGGTTGAGTACTCTTTGTAATTTAGTGTAATGCTTTTTTGTAAACTCATCAAAATATTTTTCAAGTATAAATTCAGTTAACCTTAAAACTTTTAATTGAATTTTAGTGGTGGTTAATTTAAGTTTCACCCGAATTTGTAAAAGTAAACATTCTTGTAAAGACCGTGCGCCTACACCAGGCGGGTCAAAGGATTGAATTTTACCTAATATTTCAAGAATTTCTTTTTCTGTTACGGTAATGTTTTGAGAAAATACTAAATCATCAATGATAGCGTTTGGTTCTCTTCTTAAATATCCATCATCATCAATACTTCCAACAATTTGTAAGGCAATTTTAAATTGATCTTCATTTTTAAGTTTTAGGAGACCAATTTGCTTTCTTAAATGATCGTGAAATGTATTTTCAACAGCAATTGGAACGGAGCGATGTTCTTCCTCCTGGGCGCCATAATCATCGCCTTTATATTTATAGGAAGCGGTATTATCATCCATATAATTGTTGAGATAATCATCGAAACTATCACTACTCATGAGATCTTCCTGACTATTATTGTCAAGCCGATCCCGGTCTTCTGTTTCAAAATCATATTCTAAATCCGAACTATTATCCTGCTGATCCTGATCATAGGGTTCATCCTGATCATTATGTTCATCCAGAGCCGGGTTGGATTCCAATTCTTCCTGAATCCTTTGATCTAATATGGAAGTAGGAATTTGCAACAACTTCATTAATTGAATTTGTTGAGGCGATAATTTTTGTAAAAGACTCTGACTTAAATGTTGTTTAATCATGAATGAGGACCTTAGAAATTAAAACAATAAAAGCTCCGGCTTGGTTCTGGCATAATCTCATGAAAAATCCATGTAAATATTTTCAGATCGTCAGCTTTGGGAAACTTCGTAACATTGCAAGGCAAAAGTAATTAAATTTTACTCATATTATAAAAATATTTAATATATAATTTTATGTCAAGTCCAATACCAAAAAGAATTGCCGGTCTTAGATCGGCTATGTCCCGAGCTGCTATTGATGCCTACATCATTCCTACTGCAGACCCTCATCAAAGTGAATACGTCCCTACTTATTGGGGTACCCGGGAATGGATTACAGGGTTTACAGGTTCAGCAGGTTCGGCAGTAATTACTGCAAATCATGCAGGTTTATGGACGGATTCCAGGTATTTTCTTCAAGCAACCAGTCAATTAAAAGGTACTGGCGTGCAACTTCATAAGTTGGTTGCACAAGCCCAAGCAGAATATATTGACTGGATTTGCAGTCAATTAAAACCGGGCCAAACAGTAGGTTGTGACTTTTGGTGTTTTTCACTGTCACAAATTCAAGCTTTTGATAAGAAATTAACGGAAAAGGGCTTGCTTCTAAAGGATTGTGGTGATTTATTAAGCGAAGTCTGGGAAAATCGCCCGGAACTTAGCAGAGAAGTTGTTTATGAACACTTGGTAAAATTTGCTGGTAAGACCAGAGAAGTCAAATTAAATTTTATTCGGGCTGAAATGAAAAAGCTTCAGGTAGAATATTTTCTTATAACAGCACTAGATGAAATTGCTCATTTACTAAACCTTAGAGGAAAAGATGTGCATTGCAATCCAGTTTTTATAGCTTACCTACTTTTAGGACCCGAACGTTCTGATCTTTTTATTGCTGAAGGAAAAATAGATCCATCATTAGAATTGAAATTAAAAGAAGCTGGAATTGAGTTAAAACCTTATGAGGAGATCAATTCAGCCATCAATTCTATAAAAAAAGGTAATCGGGTACTCATTGACCAATCTACTTTGAATGCTAAGCTTGCATTGCAACTTCCAAAAGGATCCTTAGTGAATGAGGCAAGTCCGGTTATGAAACTGAAAGCAATAAAAAACAAAGCTGAAATTGGGCATATTCGAAAAGTAATGGAAAAGGATGGAGTCGCACTACTCAAAGCATTTATGTGGCTTGAATCCATCTTGAAGAAACGAAAAAACTGTACTGAATATGAATTTGCTCAAAAAATTGGTGAGTTTAGAGCGGCCAGACCAAACTATGTAGGTGAAAGTTTTGATGCAATTGTAGGGTATCAAGAGAATGGAGCCATCATCCATTATAAGCCTGATGAAAAAAATTCAGCTACTATTAAGTCAAAAGGAATCTTATTAGTGGATTCAGGTGGGCAATATTTGGATGGCACAACCGATATTACCCGAACGATCGCGTTAAGTAAGCCGGGTCCTGAAGTTAAAAAGCATTTTACTGCAGTTTTGATGGGACACATTGCTTTAGCAGATGTGGTTTTTCCAGAAGGGACAAAAGGAATCCAGTTAGATGTCCTATCCCGCCAATATTTATGGAAACAATCCTTAAATTTTGCTCATGGTACCGGTCATGGAGTTGGTTATTTTATGAATGTACATGAGCCACCTCAAGGCTTTGTTAGTGCCTGGAATCAAAGAGGACAAACGGAAATGATGGAAGGGATGCTGACATCTAATGAACCAGGATATTATAAAGAAGGCTCCTATGGGATTCGAATTGAAAATTTAGTATTAAATGCATTCCATTCTAAGGGTCCTACAGGCAGATTTCTAAAATTAGAGACGGTAAGTTTATTTCCTATTGACCTAAATCTAGTTTATACTCCTATGATGAACCGGCAAACAGTAGATTGGCTAAATGCCTATCATAAAGAGGTTTATAAGCGTTTATCGCCACACTTGGATGCAAAAGAGAAGAAATGGTTAAAACAGAAGTGCAAAACATTATAAAAATGGAAGAAATTGATGGGCTTTACCTTGCAAAACAAGCATTTTTGATTTTACTTTGCAGCATTAAAGACAAATCATGGAAATCCAACAACTGAAAAAGGGCAGCAAAGGAAGATGTTTTGTATTCTTCCTGGTGTTTCTCTTCTTATTTATAAGCCTCTTAGTATATATCTATAATAAGAACTTTCAACTAAGCTTTTAAACGAAATTAGTCTTCTTCGTTTTCAAAGAGTAAGATCGTAGCAATCTCGTATTGACCTTCTTTTACATAAAGGTCAGCTGCGGATTTATTAATAGGTTTATTCATAACCATTGCTTCAATTCCGTTTTTTAAAAGTTGAAGTCTTTTAATTTCGGCCTTATAAGCATCGGCCAAGGACATGATTTTTTTCCAACCTTGCATGGTGTTTAGTTTTACATAAGAACAAATTTATATATGTTTTTTTATTAATATGTAATATTATTTAAATTATTTTCATAAAAATGCATTTTTTTCCTATTTTTTATAGGTTTAGCTATTTTTCAAGCAGTTTATTTAATTTATACTACATATTTTTATTTTATTTATGGCTAATTCGTTGAAAAATTAAAGACATATTTTGCTTCAAAATATATCATTTCATAAAAAAAGGAACTTTATATTCTAATCATTCGTATAGAAAATCAGATCTTTACCTTAATTCAAACGATAATATCATCTGCATGCATTTAATGAAAAATAGCTGCTTTTATGGCCTGATTATTTTTTTAACAACTTCTAGTTTAATCGCCAACCCAGGAAGCAGGATTTGGAATGAATTTCAACAAATTCAAAAACAAAGGCAAAGTTTTAAAAATTATAGCTTCCTAAAACAGGAGTCACAACAACGTTCTAATTTATTTCTGGATAAAGCTCCCAAGTCAAGTTTCTGGAATCTGGATTTATCGGAACTGCAAAATATCCAAAAGGAACAACCAGAGTTTCTATTAATTGATTTAAAAGATTATCAACAAACTGAATTTCAATTACTTCTAATAAAGCAAGTAATTTATAGTGAAGATGCCAAGGTAATTACTTCTGATGACCCTAATAAGGGTGAGGTTTTGAATCAAGGGATTCACTATCGTGGAATTATTAAAGCTTATCCAGGATCCATCGTTGCCTTGAGTATTTTTGGAGATCAAATCATGGCAGTCTTGTCCACACCGGATAAAGGGAATATCGTCTTTGGAAAAATGAATGCTGAAAGCCTTCATGCCGAACAGGATTTGCCACATGTACTCTATTATGAAAATGATTTACCCGTAAATTCTGGTTTTCAATGTGGAACTTCAGATGTACATCCAACAGATATTGAGGCGGTTTCGCTTGTTGCTCCAGATACTATTTTCAGTAATCATTGTAAGACCATTAAAGTTTTTTTGGAATGCGATTACCGTTTATATACCGATCGAAATAGCCAGAAAAATCAAGTGACGACTTACATTTCTGGATTATTCAATGTTGTAAAAACGCTTTATTATAATGAGTTTGTCAATATTGAGATTTCAGAAATCATGGTTTGGACGACACAAGATCCTTTTTTGCATACCGATCTTCAATCCATTATTTTTAATTATACCAATTATCGCAAAAATAATTTTAATGGAAATCTGGCACAATTAGTTACGACCTACCCACCTCAACAACAAGGGGGTATCGCTTGGTTGGCAACACTTTGCCAGCCGTATAATGGGCAATCAGGTCCACATTCGTTTGCATATATTTATAATTCATATAGCAGTTTGCCAACTTATTCCTGGAGTGTTGAAGTGATGGCTCATGAAATGGGCCACAATATGGGTTCTCCTCATACACATGCCTGCTATTGGGGGCCGAATAGAAATACAGCCTTAGATAATTGTCAGCCACCAGAAAATAATGCTTGTTCTGTTGGTCCTCCAGCAACTGGAGGTGGCACAATTATGAGTTATTGTCACCTTACCGGGTATGGTATTAATTTCAGTAAAGGATTTGGAGATGAACCTGGAGATTTAATTCGTGCAAGTGTAGAATCTAAATCATGTTTAAGTGCAAGGTACACTCCGATTATAGTACCAAATATAGTAGGCCCGTATTTTGAAGGTGACACGATTACATTGAAAGCAAGACCAGGAAAGTCTTCTTATGATTTTGATTGGTTTCATTATGATTACCTAATGCCTTCTCCAAAAGATTCTATTTTAAAACCACTTTATAGTGGTATTTATAAAGTAGCGATCTCTGATCGGTGTACAGAATATTCCATTCCTGATACCGTTCATATTTCAGATTTTTTTGTAAATCTTGGCTGTCCGGTAATTCCTGGAAAACGCGATTCCTTTGTGGTTTCATTAACGATGAATGCAGATCAAGGAAGTCTTAGAGACAGCGTCCAGATTCCAGATAGTTTATTTCAAAATATTCCAGCAGGAGTGCGGGATGTATTAATAGAACTTCAAACTAAAATTGCACCCCAAGGAAGTTCCTGGACGCGGGATGTAATAACAGCCTATCAAAGCCCTGCAAATATAGGTATCTTGAATAGCCGTTATGTTCCTAATGCAGCTGAACCTGCATTATTTAATGGGGTTAAAACCTATAAGCGAATCCTCGGTCGATTTAACCCAAAAGGTACCTGGTATTTTACTACGAATGATAATAAATTTGACAACGGTGTCGATGCTAAAGTTACATTTTCTATTGTGCTGTCGTGGCGAGAAAAGGATTCTGTAGCAGTTTGTGATATTCCTTTATGCAATGGTGTGCCCAGAAACTTTGATGCAGCTATAAAAAATGCGAAATATAAATGGTCTACAGGGGATACCGCCCAAACAATAAGTGTGCAATCTACAGGGCCTTTAAGTGTTGAAGTAAGCAGAGGAAATAAAAAAACTTCACACACGATTAAGCTCTATAATTATATAACAAATTATCAACAACAATTTACGATTTGTGATGGAGATACCCTAAAAGTGGGCAAGAAAAATTATACCAAACAAGGAATTTACAAGGATACTTTAAAATCTTTTAATGCATGTGATAGTATTCTCGAGACCACAGTAGCGATATTGCAAAAGAAGAAGACCTATGTGGATACATTTATTTGTTTTGCTGATACATTTAGAGGCATGTCGTTTATTAAAGATACGATTTTAAACTTTCCTTATTTATCTGCAGATGGATGTGATAGTAACTATATTGTAAATTTAAAAGTAAATCCACCCTTTGTTATATTAGCAAATTCTATTGCGGCATGTCCAGAAATTGGTGGATCCTTAGAAGTTTTGGTCTCTGGTGGTTCTGGAAGTAATTACCAATATGAATGGTCTCATGGGGAGCGAGCTTCATTTATAGATAGTTTGCAAGCAGGAATCTATACCATAAAGGTAGTTGATTCAAGTGGATGTTTTGTGCAACAAGAAGTTGAATTAAAGAATTTGGATTCAGTTGGATTCCTAAGTCTTGTAACAGATGTAAGTTGTTTTGGCAAAAATGATGGTCGAATTTCTATTGATTTTATTTCTGGTGTTTCGCCTTTCAATATTAGTTGGAATAATGGCGCAACTACACAAGAATTATTGAATTTGCCAACTGGTAAATATACTATTTTTGTCAGAGATGCTCAAGGTTGTCAGTCTCAACGCGAAATTAGCATAGGATCTCCTGAATTGTTATTTGTAAATTTAGATTTAACAGGAAGTACAGGAAATGACGGTACCGCAAAAGCTACTATAACAGGTGGTATAAAACCTTATATTTATTTATGGAGTACTGGAGAAACAGATGCTGAAATTAAAAATTTAAAACCTGGAGATTATTGGCTTTCTATTATGGATGAGAATGGTTGTGAAGTTCTGAGTCAATTTACAATTCAGCAAATTATTGCAACCACTAAATTGGATATTGGAAAGGCTATAAAATTTTATCCAAATCCTGTCAATGATCAGCTTTTTATTGAATTTAATAATTCTGGCAAAGATCCATTTATTGCATTTCAAATTTTAGATGTATATGCAAGGCCATTGCAAAAGGGTAATCTAAAAGAGGGAATCAATGTTATTGAAGTTGGAAATTTGCACACCGGAGTTTATATTTTGGAATTCCGCCTGGCCTCTGGTTTGATCAGGAAGACGTTTGTAAAAGTATAAGATTAATCTCTGATTAAGTATTGTATAGCGCCTTTTTTTAGCTTTCTTTTTGCTGGTTTAATTTAATTATGAACCTTTTTAAGTGCATCGTTTTAGTAAATTTCGTATCTTGTTAAATATATAATGCTATCAATGATACAAAAATTACCCTTTTTTGTAATTCTGTTTTTATTTAATACGTCTTTAAATGCGCAAACTCTTTGTGCCTTTGACGAACTACATTTAAGTAGATTGGCAAAAGACAGTCTTTATAAAAAACAGGTAGATCAAATGGAACAATCCATTTATCAATATACCGTATCTCTTAAAAACCAAAAAATATCAAATCGTGCCAAGGCAAATTATATTTTGCCTGTTGTAATACATCTCATTGTGCCACCAGGGACAAAAATAGGACAAGGAAATAATCTTACGGATTTGCAGGTAGAGCAAGGCTTAAGTTATCTTAATGAGGCATTTTCAAATTCGGGTGCATTCCAAGCAACAAATGGAGTGGATGTTGGTATCCAATTTTGTCTTGCGCGAAGAGATCCCAATGGGCAACCAACAAACGGTATTACCCGCAATGAAAGTAATCTCGTCAATGAACCTATGTGCAGTCCTGGTACCGATGCATCAAGTGATGGGCTTATTAAACAAATTGTAAATTGGGATTGTAGTCAATATATTAATATTTGGTTGGTTTCAGATTTGTTTAATGCAAATTTCGGATGTGGACTTGCGGGATATGCCTATTTTCCTGGTGCGCCTTGCACAGTGGATGGAATCGTTCAGGAAAGTCGCTACTGGAATTCTATTGGAGGCACTGGGGTGACAGCTCATGAACTTGGCCATTATTTTTCATTAAATCACACATTTAATGGTGGATGTACAAATGGCAATTGTTTATTCGATGGTGACCGGGTTTGCGATACCCCACCAGATAATTCAGCATCATTTGCTCCTTGCAATACAAATTCCTGTAATACAGATGCACCAGATCTGGCCGATGATAATACCAATTACATGGATTATTCTTCTTGCGGACCAGTTCACTTTACAGATGGACAAAGAGTGCGGATGATTGCTGCACTGGAAACAACAAGAAAATCTTTATTGCAGTCCATTGCTTGTGTACCTCCTGGTGATTTTGATGCTTCAGCATTAGGACTTTCAGTTGCAAAGGATTTATGTCAAGATACTTTATGTGCAAGCTTGCGTTTTCGAAATGAAGGTATTAAAAGCTTTAGTTTTGTATTTATTGATTATTCCATAGACGGGATTCCTCAAACTGGTTTTTTATGGAATGGTTTATTAAATCCAAATCAATCTGTAAGCATTCCAATACCCTGTATTCCAATGAATCCTGGTAAGCATCAGTTAGATGTTAGAATTGGCAATCCAGATAATCAATCTGATTTTTATTTATCCAATAATTCAATAAGTTTAATATTTGAATCCTATCCTGAATTAATCCTAACAATAGATAGTATTACGCCTACTCATTGTATTAGTGATGGAACCTTGACAGTGCATGCTTCA from Saprospiraceae bacterium carries:
- the rpoN gene encoding RNA polymerase factor sigma-54 is translated as MIKQHLSQSLLQKLSPQQIQLMKLLQIPTSILDQRIQEELESNPALDEHNDQDEPYDQDQQDNSSDLEYDFETEDRDRLDNNSQEDLMSSDSFDDYLNNYMDDNTASYKYKGDDYGAQEEEHRSVPIAVENTFHDHLRKQIGLLKLKNEDQFKIALQIVGSIDDDGYLRREPNAIIDDLVFSQNITVTEKEILEILGKIQSFDPPGVGARSLQECLLLQIRVKLKLTTTKIQLKVLRLTEFILEKYFDEFTKKHYTKLQRVLNLTEAQLKVAVNEILKLNPKPSSGYVDQLQTSSVAGHFIVPDFTITNRDGELELSLNSRNAPDLRINDQYLDMLRHYKDNKKAGQNNKKEKEAVLFIKQKIESAKWFIDAIKQRQDTLYRTMYSIMQYQQEYFMTGDQKKIKPMILKDIAEITSLDISTISRVANSKFVQTEFGTKRLKDFFSESMQNEEGDEVSTLEVKKILSDLVQNESKRKPLSDEKLKSLLMRKGYNIARRTIAKYREQMNIPVARLRKELV
- a CDS encoding aminopeptidase P family protein, coding for MSSPIPKRIAGLRSAMSRAAIDAYIIPTADPHQSEYVPTYWGTREWITGFTGSAGSAVITANHAGLWTDSRYFLQATSQLKGTGVQLHKLVAQAQAEYIDWICSQLKPGQTVGCDFWCFSLSQIQAFDKKLTEKGLLLKDCGDLLSEVWENRPELSREVVYEHLVKFAGKTREVKLNFIRAEMKKLQVEYFLITALDEIAHLLNLRGKDVHCNPVFIAYLLLGPERSDLFIAEGKIDPSLELKLKEAGIELKPYEEINSAINSIKKGNRVLIDQSTLNAKLALQLPKGSLVNEASPVMKLKAIKNKAEIGHIRKVMEKDGVALLKAFMWLESILKKRKNCTEYEFAQKIGEFRAARPNYVGESFDAIVGYQENGAIIHYKPDEKNSATIKSKGILLVDSGGQYLDGTTDITRTIALSKPGPEVKKHFTAVLMGHIALADVVFPEGTKGIQLDVLSRQYLWKQSLNFAHGTGHGVGYFMNVHEPPQGFVSAWNQRGQTEMMEGMLTSNEPGYYKEGSYGIRIENLVLNAFHSKGPTGRFLKLETVSLFPIDLNLVYTPMMNRQTVDWLNAYHKEVYKRLSPHLDAKEKKWLKQKCKTL